A part of Fimbriiglobus ruber genomic DNA contains:
- a CDS encoding PDZ domain-containing protein, producing MTGTRLAGFALGIGLLTASAPFGGAQQVPAQTGDLSGYRPVAEATVSKAAPAAGRREGHTAYLGASVGRGSDGRLVVEEVQPESPAATAGLKKGDMIDKIGGHAVKTPQAFREWLLVHSPGDAVAIGVVRDGKPSDLSAKLVAASRPMQAGRPARPQVGVTLTEKMGKGIVVESVAANSPAALAGLTVGDVVISLDGQEMSRTSRLAEIVAEKRAGDTLTFGVTREGGKPQELKATLAADAGRSAAPGPIVLTGPALRLAVVCVEFAETTHNAKITPGELDRTFFSQATYTGKDATGREVRGSLADYFREQSGAALRLEGRVFDWVAVAKKRGDYIQGSGTSNKTAVLVDALEKLIARDGEKALDGFDALAFVYAGDRYRTNRGAVYYPHTGVVTVKSKRYHYVIGPEGGPTLTSIGTFVKPFGELLGLPDLAARPENIGSEGLGAWCAMSNTFETARPQHLSAWCKEKLGWVKPTVIDPSVRQKLILAPIEETRECLKLLVRPDGSEYILLENRRKTGFDSDLPGEGLLIWRVADGRPVLKESHGVEGPAGPTSHLTSVPYPSTANAAFTPDTTPSSRSPHGGGLPVHITNIRRLPDGRIAFQIGYEFR from the coding sequence GTGACTGGCACGCGCCTGGCGGGGTTCGCCCTCGGCATCGGCCTTCTGACCGCTTCGGCTCCGTTCGGCGGCGCCCAGCAAGTCCCCGCCCAGACCGGCGACCTGTCGGGCTACCGTCCCGTCGCCGAGGCGACGGTATCGAAAGCGGCTCCCGCCGCGGGGCGACGCGAGGGACACACCGCTTACCTCGGCGCGTCCGTCGGCCGGGGCAGCGACGGCCGGCTGGTCGTCGAAGAGGTCCAGCCCGAGTCGCCGGCCGCGACCGCCGGCCTCAAGAAGGGGGACATGATCGACAAGATCGGCGGGCATGCGGTGAAAACGCCGCAAGCCTTCCGCGAATGGCTCCTCGTCCACAGCCCCGGCGACGCGGTCGCCATCGGCGTGGTCCGCGACGGCAAGCCGTCGGACCTGTCCGCCAAACTGGTCGCGGCAAGCCGGCCGATGCAGGCCGGGAGGCCGGCCCGCCCCCAGGTCGGCGTCACGCTCACCGAAAAGATGGGGAAGGGAATCGTCGTCGAGTCGGTCGCGGCGAACTCCCCGGCCGCCCTGGCCGGGCTGACGGTCGGCGACGTGGTCATTTCGCTCGACGGCCAGGAGATGTCTCGGACGTCCCGGCTGGCCGAGATCGTCGCCGAGAAAAGAGCCGGCGACACACTCACGTTCGGGGTCACCCGCGAGGGCGGCAAGCCGCAAGAACTCAAAGCAACCCTGGCCGCCGACGCGGGCCGGTCCGCCGCCCCCGGCCCCATCGTCTTGACCGGACCGGCGCTGCGGCTGGCGGTCGTCTGCGTCGAGTTCGCCGAAACGACGCATAACGCGAAGATCACGCCGGGCGAACTCGACCGGACGTTCTTTAGTCAGGCGACCTACACCGGGAAGGACGCGACCGGCCGTGAGGTCCGCGGCAGTCTGGCCGATTACTTCCGGGAGCAGTCCGGGGCCGCGCTACGCCTGGAGGGGCGGGTCTTCGACTGGGTGGCGGTGGCGAAGAAGCGGGGCGATTACATCCAGGGGTCGGGGACGAGCAACAAGACGGCTGTCCTGGTGGACGCGCTCGAAAAGCTGATCGCCCGGGACGGCGAGAAGGCGCTGGACGGATTCGACGCGCTGGCGTTCGTTTACGCGGGCGACCGCTACCGGACCAACCGCGGCGCGGTCTACTACCCGCACACCGGGGTTGTTACCGTCAAGTCGAAGCGGTACCACTACGTGATCGGTCCCGAGGGGGGGCCGACCCTGACGTCGATCGGCACGTTCGTGAAGCCGTTCGGTGAGTTACTCGGTTTGCCCGACCTGGCGGCCCGGCCGGAAAACATCGGATCGGAGGGGCTGGGCGCGTGGTGCGCTATGTCGAATACCTTTGAGACGGCCCGGCCGCAGCACCTGTCGGCGTGGTGCAAGGAGAAGCTGGGGTGGGTGAAGCCGACGGTCATCGACCCGTCGGTCAGACAGAAGCTCATCCTCGCCCCGATCGAGGAAACGCGGGAGTGCCTCAAACTGCTGGTCCGCCCGGACGGTAGCGAATACATTCTGCTAGAAAACCGCCGAAAGACGGGCTTCGACTCCGACCTGCCGGGCGAAGGATTGTTGATCTGGCGGGTGGCGGACGGGCGCCCCGTGCTGAAAGAGTCGCACGGCGTCGAGGGCCCGGCCGGCCCGACCTCGCACCTGACAAGCGTGCCGTACCCGAGTACGGCGAACGCCGCGTTCACCCCCGACACGACCCCGTCGAGCCGGTCGCCGCACGGCGGCGGGTTGCCGGTCCACATCACCAACATCCGCCGGCTCCCCGACGGCCGGATCGCCTTTCAGATTGGGTACGAGTTCCGGTAG
- a CDS encoding M6 family metalloprotease domain-containing protein produces MFVSRRFVAVVALAAYSAGAGIGAEPDLAGYVTLDKAITAATGRFHTSESSAEPVFLGLAFATDAKGRLTVAEVAVDSPAAKAGVKAGDVLLKIGGREVNGEDAIRDLLADKYPGDRTRLSLLRGDKPVEVTATVDALSRPIPDSRLRATLGLQVAVAKDGNGVTVAEVASGSPAARAHIKVGEVLLAVDQADLTSPESLKTALAAKRPGDAVTLTMLLAEKRVELRVSLAAEAAESSRGAGWNNRAGAYWTKAGYKVAIIGVEYPDVKHNPTITPKAWQEAMFGTGYKKTATGQLAFGSMQDYYQEQSYGHLKVEGKAFEYVEVSKKRAAYDTGPRMALLTEAMEKLMARDGKDVLKDFDGVFFIYAGERFQAARGSLYWPHRASVNFGGKRWPYFICPEGGARMGNISVFCHEFGHMLGLPDLYARPENPGMEGAGIWCAMANQAGNGRPQHFSAWCKEKLGWIKPTVVDPSVKQKLILASIEETRECLKIPVRADGSEYFLLENRRKTGFDESLPAAGLLIWRVVGGRPQLEESHGVEGPAGPRSFLSAVPFPSPANDSFTPLTTPSSRSQLGDGLSVYITNIRRLEGGRIALQIGYEYQ; encoded by the coding sequence GTGTTTGTCTCACGCCGTTTCGTCGCGGTCGTCGCCTTGGCCGCGTACTCAGCCGGTGCGGGGATCGGCGCCGAACCGGATCTTGCGGGGTACGTCACTCTCGACAAGGCGATTACGGCCGCCACGGGCCGGTTCCACACGTCCGAATCGAGTGCCGAGCCCGTATTCCTTGGTCTGGCCTTCGCGACCGATGCCAAGGGGCGGTTGACCGTCGCCGAGGTAGCCGTCGACTCGCCGGCGGCGAAAGCCGGGGTCAAGGCGGGCGACGTGCTTTTGAAAATCGGCGGCCGGGAGGTGAATGGGGAGGACGCAATCCGCGACTTACTGGCGGACAAATACCCGGGCGACCGGACCCGTCTCAGTTTGCTCCGCGGCGACAAGCCGGTCGAGGTGACCGCGACCGTCGACGCCCTGAGCCGGCCCATACCGGACAGCCGCCTTCGGGCGACGCTCGGCCTCCAGGTCGCGGTGGCGAAAGACGGGAACGGGGTGACGGTCGCCGAGGTGGCCTCCGGGTCGCCGGCTGCCCGGGCCCACATTAAGGTGGGGGAAGTCTTGCTGGCGGTCGACCAGGCGGATCTGACCAGCCCGGAATCGCTGAAAACCGCCCTGGCCGCGAAGCGGCCCGGCGATGCCGTCACCCTGACCATGCTGCTCGCCGAGAAGCGCGTCGAACTGCGGGTGTCCCTCGCCGCCGAGGCCGCCGAGTCGTCCCGCGGCGCCGGGTGGAATAACCGGGCCGGCGCCTACTGGACCAAGGCGGGGTACAAGGTCGCCATCATCGGCGTCGAATACCCGGACGTGAAGCACAACCCGACGATCACGCCCAAGGCCTGGCAGGAGGCCATGTTCGGGACCGGGTACAAGAAGACCGCGACCGGGCAACTCGCCTTCGGCAGCATGCAGGATTACTACCAGGAACAGTCCTACGGCCACCTCAAGGTCGAGGGCAAGGCGTTCGAGTATGTCGAAGTGAGCAAAAAGCGGGCGGCATACGACACCGGGCCACGGATGGCCCTGCTCACCGAGGCGATGGAAAAACTGATGGCCCGCGACGGAAAGGACGTGTTGAAGGACTTCGACGGCGTCTTCTTCATCTATGCCGGTGAGCGGTTCCAGGCCGCCCGCGGCAGCCTCTACTGGCCGCACCGAGCGAGCGTCAACTTCGGCGGCAAGCGGTGGCCGTACTTCATCTGCCCCGAGGGCGGCGCCCGAATGGGCAACATCAGCGTCTTTTGCCACGAGTTCGGCCACATGCTCGGTCTACCCGACCTGTACGCCCGGCCGGAGAACCCCGGGATGGAGGGGGCTGGGATCTGGTGCGCGATGGCCAATCAGGCGGGCAACGGTCGGCCGCAGCACTTCTCGGCGTGGTGCAAGGAAAAACTCGGGTGGATCAAGCCGACGGTCGTCGACCCGTCGGTGAAGCAGAAACTCATCCTCGCTTCGATTGAGGAGACACGCGAGTGCCTGAAGATCCCCGTCCGGGCCGACGGGAGTGAATACTTCCTGTTGGAGAACCGCCGGAAGACGGGGTTCGACGAAAGCCTGCCGGCCGCGGGACTATTGATCTGGCGAGTGGTGGGTGGCCGCCCGCAGCTGGAGGAATCGCACGGCGTCGAGGGTCCGGCCGGCCCGCGGTCGTTCCTCTCCGCCGTCCCGTTCCCGAGCCCGGCGAACGACTCGTTCACGCCGCTCACCACGCCATCGAGCCGGTCCCAGCTGGGCGACGGTCTGTCGGTGTACATCACCAACATCCGCCGCCTTGAGGGCGGCCGGATCGCCCTACAGATCGGCTACGAATACCAGTGA
- a CDS encoding DUF4956 domain-containing protein: MAKHVGEVLGADAGSSVLDVHPLEWTDVAMRLGLAAVFGLAAAAAYFLTQRKTRAEAASFVATMVLLAVLLGMVSMVIGTNIARAFALVGALSIVRFRTVVEDTRDTAFVIFAVVVGMAAGAGAYLVAAVGIPIVGLIAWGLAVWGRSGGRVMASGERPSAGERPSVLVLRLGAGVDPASGVIGVLAKHAGDIQLIAVATVRQGTALDLTYLLRFHAGVTAPALISELNRTEGVQGVEWKFETGEKK; this comes from the coding sequence ATGGCTAAGCACGTGGGTGAGGTTCTCGGGGCCGACGCGGGCTCCTCGGTTCTTGACGTTCACCCGCTCGAATGGACCGACGTGGCAATGCGGCTGGGGCTCGCGGCTGTGTTCGGGCTGGCGGCCGCGGCGGCGTACTTCCTCACGCAACGGAAGACGCGGGCCGAGGCGGCGTCGTTCGTCGCCACGATGGTCCTGCTCGCCGTCCTGCTGGGAATGGTCAGCATGGTGATCGGGACGAACATCGCCCGGGCGTTCGCGCTCGTCGGCGCGCTGTCGATCGTCCGGTTCCGCACGGTCGTGGAAGACACCCGCGACACCGCGTTCGTGATCTTCGCCGTGGTCGTCGGCATGGCCGCCGGGGCGGGCGCGTACCTAGTCGCGGCGGTCGGGATTCCGATCGTCGGGCTCATCGCGTGGGGGTTGGCCGTGTGGGGGCGGAGCGGGGGGCGGGTCATGGCCTCGGGCGAGCGGCCGTCGGCGGGCGAGCGGCCGTCGGTGCTGGTTCTCCGACTCGGGGCCGGGGTCGATCCGGCTTCCGGAGTGATCGGAGTTCTCGCGAAGCACGCGGGAGACATTCAACTGATCGCGGTGGCGACGGTCCGGCAAGGCACGGCTTTGGATCTGACGTACCTACTCCGGTTCCACGCGGGCGTTACCGCACCGGCATTGATTAGCGAACTGAACCGCACCGAAGGCGTTCAAGGCGTCGAGTGGAAGTTTGAAACGGGTGAGAAGAAATAA
- a CDS encoding polyphosphate polymerase domain-containing protein, which produces MLKFSDPAKDGVVVPTIGGRAPAAVLLESPSLFGGAGDDDATAYEVKFVLTEGQAAEVAARVNGKLFLDPFADPAMGHAYLTTSVYTDTPAFDVFRRTEGYDRDKFRVRRYGADGPVFVERKAKNGEKVRKHRERIDVTAVADFSAPVCSGERAGGWFHRQLREKLLKPVCRITYERVAFLGTADGTTARLTFDRNIRGALTTDWVPNAVETAAPLLANRVVCEFKFRTAMPALFRGIVADLKLAPASFSKYRVFVKSAGLSGGLPTAEAEGSRADG; this is translated from the coding sequence ATGCTGAAGTTTTCTGACCCCGCGAAGGACGGCGTGGTTGTTCCCACGATTGGAGGTCGCGCGCCGGCGGCCGTGTTGTTGGAGTCTCCGTCGCTGTTCGGGGGTGCCGGGGACGACGATGCGACCGCGTATGAGGTGAAGTTTGTGCTGACCGAAGGGCAGGCGGCTGAAGTCGCGGCGCGGGTGAACGGCAAACTCTTCCTCGACCCCTTCGCCGACCCGGCGATGGGCCACGCGTACCTGACGACGAGCGTCTACACCGACACGCCGGCGTTCGACGTGTTCCGCCGCACCGAAGGGTACGACCGGGACAAGTTCCGCGTCCGTCGATACGGCGCCGACGGTCCGGTGTTCGTCGAGCGGAAAGCCAAGAATGGCGAGAAGGTCCGAAAGCACCGTGAGCGAATCGACGTGACGGCGGTGGCCGATTTCTCCGCGCCGGTGTGTTCCGGCGAGCGGGCGGGCGGATGGTTCCACCGCCAGCTCCGCGAAAAGTTGCTGAAGCCGGTGTGCCGGATCACCTACGAGCGGGTCGCCTTCCTCGGCACCGCGGACGGCACGACGGCCCGTCTGACGTTCGACCGCAACATCCGCGGGGCCCTGACAACGGACTGGGTGCCGAACGCGGTCGAGACCGCGGCCCCCCTACTGGCAAACCGGGTGGTGTGCGAGTTCAAATTCCGCACCGCGATGCCGGCCCTGTTCCGGGGCATCGTCGCGGACCTCAAACTGGCGCCGGCCTCATTCTCGAAGTACCGGGTGTTCGTGAAGTCCGCGGGGTTGTCCGGCGGCCTCCCGACCGCAGAAGCTGAGGGGAGCCGGGCGGATGGCTAA